One Aphidius gifuensis isolate YNYX2018 linkage group LG3, ASM1490517v1, whole genome shotgun sequence DNA window includes the following coding sequences:
- the LOC122852761 gene encoding fibroin heavy chain-like isoform X4 gives MIRITKFLVFSIFAVYLIAATPSNSRAVNNGWGDDNYDIPISSENGNDNGGNSGTSAITGSQSYSYSGSVGSSNTGTGSGSGSASSSSAGASSGSSGQSGSASSAAAAAAAASSGSSSDGLTGQSGSASSAAAAAAAASSGSSGGGSSSQSGSSSNAGSSTSTGPAGTVVSSNSGSSSNSGSLTSTGPSGTVSSSNSGSSSNAGSSTKTGPAGTVVSSNSGSSSNAGSATKTGPAGTVVASNSGSSSNAGSVTKTGSSGTVSSSNSGSSSNAGSATKTGPSGTVSSSNSGSSSNAGSSTRTGPAGTVVSSNSGSSSNAGSATKTGLSGTVSSSNSGSSSNAGSSTKTGPAGTVVSSNSGSSSNAGSVTKTGPSGTVSSSNSGSSSNAGSSTRTGPAGTVVSSNSGSSSNAGSITKAGPSGTVSSSNSGSSSNAGSSTRTGPAGTVVSSNSGSTSNAGSATKTGPAGTVVASNSGSSSNAGSVTRTGPAGTVVSSNSGSSSNAGSVTKTGPSGTVSSSNSGSSSNAGSSTRTGPAGTVVSSNSGSSSNAGSVTKTGPSGTVVSSNSGSSSNAGSATKTGPAGTVVSSNSGSSSNAGSATKTGPAGTVVASNSGSSSNAGSVTKTGPSGTVVASNSGSSSNAGSVTKTGPSGTVVSSNSGSSSNAGSATKTGPSGTVSSSNSGSSSNAGSVTKTGPSGTVVSSNSGSSSNAGSVTKTGPAGTVSSSNSGSSSNAGSVTKTGPSGTVSSSNSGSSSNAGSSTKTGPSGTVSSSNSGSSSNAGSVTKTGPSGTVVSSNSGSSSNAGSATKTGPAGTVVASNSGSSSNAGSSTKTGPAGTVVASNSGSSSNAGSVTKTGPSGTVVSSNSGSSSNAGSATKTGPAGTVSSSNSGSSSNAGSVTKTGPSGTVVSSNSGSSSNAGSATKTGPSGTVSSSNSGSSSNAGSSTKTGPAGTVVSSNSGSSSNAGSSTKTGPAGTVVSSNSGSSSNAGSVTKTGPSGTVSSSNSGSSSNAGSATKTGPSGTVSSSNSGSSSNAGSSTKTGPAGTVVSSNSGSSSNAGSATKTGPAGTVVSSNSGSSSNAGSVTKTGPSGTVSSSNSGSSSNAGSSTKTGPAGTVVSSNSGSSSNAGSITKAGPSGTVSSSNSGSSSNAGSSTRTGPAGTVVSSNSGSSSNAGSATKTGPAGTVVASNSGSSSNAGSVTRTGPAGTVVSSNSGSSSNAGSVTKTGPSGTVSSSNSGSSSNAGSSTRTGPAGTVVSSNSGSSSNAGSVTKTGPSGTVVSSNSGSSSNAGSATKTGPAGTVVSSNSGSSSNAGSATKTGPAGTVVASNSGSSSNAGSVTKTGPSGTVVSSNSGSSSNAGSVTKTGPSGTVVSSNSGSSSNAGSATKTGPSGTVSSSNSGSSSNAGSVTKTGPSGTVSSSNSGSSSNAGSVTKTGPSGTVSSSNSGSSSNAGSSTKTGPAGTVVSSNSGSSSNAGSVTKTGPSGTVSSSNSGSSSNAGSVTKTGPSGTVSSSNSGSSSNAGSSTKTGPAGTVVSSNSGSSSNAGSVTKTGPSGTVSSSNSGSSSNAGSSTRTGPAGTVSSSNSGSSSNAGSVTKTGPSGTVSSSNSGSSSNAGSSTKTGPAGTVVSSNSGSSSNAGSVTKTGPSGTVSSSNSGSSSNAGSVTKTGPSGTVSSSNSGSSSNAGSVTKTGPSGTVSSSNSGSSSNAGSSTRTGPAGTVVSSNSGSSSNAGSVTKTGPSGTVSSSNSGSSSNAGSSTKTGPSGTVSSSNSGSSSNAGSVTKTGPSGTVSSSNSGSSSNAGSSTRTGPAGTVVSSNSGSSSNAGSSTNSGTTSGSVLSSTTASPTKPTKISGSVSSSTTASPTKPTKNPGNVSSSTIASPTKPTKAVVNPHNRGHSGHEHHHHRGLHWGHKLREHIRHERIIPHHEIRKHSQRDC, from the exons atGATTCGGATCACAAAATTTCTAGTGTTCAGCATTTTTGCTGTGTACTTAATTG CGGCAACACCAAGTAATTCACGGGCTGTGAATAACGGATGGGGTGATGATAATTACGACATACCTATATCAAGTGAAAATGGAAATGACAATGGAGGAAACAGTGGAACTAGTGCAATAACCGGATCACAATCATACAGCTACTCTGGATCAGTAGGATCTAGCAATACTGGTACAGGATCAGGAAGTGGATCAGCCAGTAGTTCTTCAGCAGGTGCAAGTTCAGGATCCTCTGGTCAAAGTGGATCAGCCAGTAGCGCTGCAGCAGCTGCAGCAGCAGCAAGTTCAGGATCATCAAGTGATGGTTTAACAGGTCAAAGTGGATCAGCCAGTAGCGCTGCAGCAGCTGCAGCAGCTGCAAGTTCAGGGTCATCTGGTGGTGGCTCGTCTAGTCAAAGTGGATCATCCAGTAACGCTGGATCCTCTACGAGTACAGGACCAGCTGGTACTGTTGTATCCAGTAACAGTGGATCATCTAGTAATTCTGGATCATTGACAAGTACAGGACCATCTGGTACTGTTTCATCCAGTAACAGTGGATCATCAAGTAACGCTGGATCATCTACAAAAACAGGACCAGCTGGTACTGTTGTATCCAGTAACAGTGGATCATCAAGTAACGCTGGATCTGCTACAAAAACAGGACCAGCTGGTACTGTTGTAGCCAGTAACAGTGGATCATCAAGTAACGCTGGATCAGTTACAAAAACAGGTTCATCTGGTACTGTTTCATCCAGTAACAGTGGATCATCAAGTAACGCTGGATCTGCTACAAAAACAGGACCATCCGGTACTGTATCATCCAGTAACAGTGGCTCATCAAGTAACGCTGGATCATCTACAAGAACAGGACCAGCTGGTACTGTTGTATCCAGTAACAGTGGATCATCAAGTAACGCTGGATCTGCTACAAAAACAGGTTTATCTGGTACTGTTTCATCCAGTAACAGTGGATCATCAAGTAACGCTGGATCATCTACAAAAACAGGACCAGCTGGTACTGTTGTATCTAGTAACAGTGGATCATCAAGTAACGCTGGATCAGTTACAAAAACAGGTCCATCTGGAACAGTTTCATCCAGTAACAGTGGATCATCAAGTAACGCTGGATCATCTACAAGAACAGGACCAGCCGGTACTGTTGTATCCAGTAACAGTGGATCATCAAGTAACGCTGGATCCATAACAAAAGCAGGACCATCCGGTACTGTATCATCTAGTAACAGTGGCTCATCAAGTAACGCTGGATCATCTACAAGAACAGGACCAGCTGGTACTGTTGTATCCAGTAACAGTGGATCAACAAGTAACGCTGGATCTGCTACAAAAACAGGACCAGCTGGTACTGTTGTAGCCAGTAACAGTGGATCATCAAGTAACGCTGGATCAGTTACAAGAACAGGACCAGCTGGTACTGTTGTATCCAGTAACAGTGGATCATCAAGTAACGCTGGATCAGTTACAAAAACAGGTCCATCTGGAACAGTTTCATCCAGTAACAGTGGATCATCAAGTAACGCTGGATCATCTACAAGAACAGGACCAGCCGGTACTGTTGTATCCAGTAACAGTGGATCATCAAGTAACGCTGGATCAGTTACAAAAACAGGTCCATCTGGTACTGTTGTATCCAGTAACAGTGGATCATCAAGTAACGCTGGATCTGCTACGAAAACAGGACCAGCTGGTACTGTTGTATCCAGTAACAGTGGATCATCAAGTAACGCTGGATCTGCTACAAAAACAGGACCAGCTGGTACTGTTGTAGCCAGTAACAGTGGATCATCAAGTAACGCTGGATCAGTTACAAAAACAGGTCCATCTGGTACTGTTGTAGCCAGTAACAGTGGATCATCAAGTAACGCTGGATCAGTTACAAAAACAGGTCCATCTGGTACTGTTGTATCCAGTAACAGTGGATCATCAAGTAACGCTGGATCTGCTACAAAAACAGGTCCATCTGGTACTGTTTCATCCAGTAACAGTGGATCATCAAGTAACGCTGGATCAGTTACAAAAACAGGTCCATCTGGTACTGTTGTATCCAGTAACAGTGGATCATCAAGTAACGCTGGATCAGTTACAAAAACAGGACCAGCTGGTACTGTTTCATCCAGTAACAGTGGATCATCAAGTAACGCTGGATCAGTTACAAAAACAGGTCCATCTGGTACTGTTTCATCCAGTAACAGTGGATCATCAAGTAACGCTGGATCATCTACAAAAACAGGACCATCCGGTACTGTATCATCCAGTAACAGTGGATCATCAAGTAACGCTGGATCAGTTACAAAAACAGGTCCATCTGGTACTGTTGTATCCAGTAACAGTGGATCATCAAGTAACGCTGGATCTGCTACAAAAACAGGACCAGCTGGTACTGTTGTAGCCAGTAACAGTGGATCATCAAGTAACGCTGGATCATCTACAAAAACAGGACCAGCTGGTACTGTTGTAGCCAGTAACAGTGGATCATCAAGTAACGCTGGATCAG TTACAAAAACAGGTCCATCTGGTACTGTTGTATCCAGTAACAGTGGATCATCAAGTAACGCTGGATCTGCTACAAAAACAGGACCAGCTGGTACTGTTTCATCCAGTAACAGTGGATCATCAAGTAACGCTGGATCAGTTACAAAAACAGGTCCATCTGGTACTGTTGTATCCAGTAACAGTGGATCATCAAGTAACGCTGGATCTGCTACAAAAACAGGACCATCTGGTACCGTTTCATCCAGTAACAGTGGCTCATCAAGTAACGCTGGATCATCTACAAAAACAGGACCAGCTGGTACTGTTGTATCCAGTAACAGTGGATCATCAAGTAACGCTGGATCATCTACAAAAACAGGACCAGCTGGTACTGTTGTATCCAGTAACAGTGGATCATCAAGTAACGCTGGATCAGTTACAAAAACAGGTCCATCTGGTACTGTTTCATCCAGTAACAGTGGATCATCAAGTAACGCTGGATCTGCTACAAAAACAGGACCATCTGGTACTGTTTCATCCAGTAACAGTGGATCATCAAGTAACGCTGGATCATCTACAAAAACAGGACCAGCTGGTACTGTTGTATCCAGTAACAGTGGATCATCAAGTAACGCTGGATCTGCTACAAAAACAGGACCAGCTGGTACTGTTGTATCCAGTAACAGTGGATCATCAAGTAACGCTGGATCAGTTACAAAAACAGGTCCATCTG GTACTGTTTCATCCAGTAACAGTGGATCATCAAGTAACGCTGGATCATCTACAAAAACAGGACCAGCTGGTACTGTTGTATCCAGTAACAGTGGATCATCAAGTAACGCTGGATCCATAACAAAAGCAGGACCATCCGGTACTGTATCATCCAGTAACAGTGGCTCATCAAGTAACGCTGGATCATCTACAAGAACAGGACCAGCTGGTACTGTTGTATCCAGTAACAGTGGATCATCAAGTAACGCTGGATCTGCTACAAAAACAGGACCAGCTGGTACTGTTGTAGCCAGTAACAGTGGATCATCAAGTAACGCTGGATCAGTTACAAGAACAGGACCAGCTGGTACTGTTGTATCCAGTAACAGTGGATCATCAAGTAACGCTGGATCAGTTACAAAAACAGGTCCATCTGGAACAGTTTCATCCAGTAACAGTGGATCATCAAGTAACGCTGGATCATCTACAAGAACAGGACCAGCCGGTACTGTTGTATCCAGTAACAGTGGATCATCAAGTAACGCTGGATCAGTTACAAAAACAGGTCCATCTGGTACTGTTGTATCCAGTAACAGTGGATCATCAAGTAACGCTGGATCTGCTACAAAAACAGGACCAGCTGGTACTGTTGTATCCAGTAACAGTGGATCATCAAGTAACGCTGGATCTGCTACAAAAACAGGACCAGCTGGTACTGTTGTAGCCAGTAACAGTGGATCATCAAGTAACGCTGGATCAGTTACAAAAACAGGTCCATCTGGTACTGTTGTATCCAGTAACAGTGGATCATCAAGTAACGCTGGATCAGTTACAAAAACAGGTCCATCTGGTACTGTTGTATCCAGTAACAGTGGATCATCAAGTAACGCTGGATCTGCTACAAAAACAGGTCCATCTGGTACTGTTTCATCCAGTAACAGTGGATCATCAAGTAACGCTGGATCAGTTACAAAAACAG GTCCATCTGGTACTGTTTCATCCAGTAACAGTGGATCATCAAGTAACGCTGGATCAGTTACAAAAACAGGTCCATCTGGTACTGTTTCATCCAGTAACAGTGGATCATCAAGTAACGCTGGATCATCTACAAAAACAGGACCAGCTGGTACTGTTGTATCCAGTAACAGTGGATCATCAAGTAACGCTGGATCAGTTACAAAAACAGGTCCATCTGGTACTGTTTCATCCAGTAACAGTGGATCATCAAGTAACGCTGGATCAGTTACAAAAACAGGTCCATCTGGTACTGTTTCATCCAGTAACAGTGGATCATCAAGTAACGCTGGATCATCTACAAAAACAGGACCAGCTGGTACTGTTGTATCCAGTAACAGTGGATCATCAAGTAACGCTGGATCAGTTACAAAAACAGGTCCATCTGGTACTGTTTCATCCAGTAACAGTGGATCATCAAGTAACGCTGGATCATCTACAAGAACAGGACCAGCCGGTACTGTTTCATCCAGTAACAGTGGATCATCAAGTAACGCTGGATCAGTTACAAAAACAGGTCCATCTGGTACTGTTTCATCCAGTAACAGTGGCTCATCAAGTAACGCTGGATCATCTACAAAAACAGGACCAGCTGGTACTGTTGTATCCAGTAACAGTGGATCATCAAGTAACGCTGGATCAGTTACAAAAACAGGTCCATCTGGTACTGTTTCATCCAGTAACAGTGGATCATCAAGTAACGCTGGATCAGTTACAAAAACAGGTCCATCTGGTACTGTTTCATCCAGTAACAGTGGATCATCAAGTAACGCTGGATCAGTTACAAAAACAGGTCCATCTGGTACTGTTTCATCCAGTAACAGTGGATCATCAAGTAACGCTGGATCATCTACAAGAACAGGACCAGCTGGTACTGTTGTATCCAGTAACAGTGGATCATCAAGTAACGCTGGATCAGTTACAAAAACAGGTCCATCTGGTACTGTTTCATCCAGTAACAGTGGATCATCAAGTAACGCTGGATCATCTACAAAAACAGGACCATCTGGTACTGTATC ATCCAGTAACAGTGGATCATCAAGTAACGCTGGATCAGTTACAAAAACAGGACCATCCGGTACTGTATCATCCAGTAACAGTGGATCATCAAGTAACGCTGGATCATCTACAAGAACAGGACCAGCTGGTACTGTTGTATCCAGTAACAGTGGATCATCAAGTAACGCTGGATCATCTACGAATTCCGGAACAACTTCTGGCAGCGTATTATCTAGCACTACTGCATCTCCTACAAAACCAACTAAAATTTCTGGCAGCGTATCATCTAGTACCACTGCATCCCCCACAAAACCAACTAAAAATCCCGGCAACGTATCATCTAGTACTATTGCATCCCCTACAAAACCAACAAAAGCTGTCGTCAATCCTCACAACAGAGGTCATTCAGGTCATGAGCATCATCACCACAGAGGTCTGCATTGGGGTCATAAACTTAGAGAACACATACGCCATGAACGAATCATTCCACATCACGAGATAAGAAAGCATTCTCAACGTGATTGTTAA